From the genome of candidate division WOR-3 bacterium:
TTACTGTGAAAATCTTTTTGAAACCGCACAGGACATGGGTTGGTGGAAACCTGAATCAGGCACACTGGACTGGCTTAAAACCGTCAGTCTCGGGGAATATAATCACCCCTATTACTCTCTCAGAAGAGTTTGGCGGGTTCAGAGTCTTGCCGCGCCAGAACTGAATCTCTCTCCGTGGGTGGAGGACGGCTGCACCAGGTATTATCCTTTTTCATTAAAACCGGATCATCCTCTTTCGCTCCTTGAAGTGATGAACCTTCACAGGGATTGTTATGAGGGGACCGAATTCGACATGACCAAAGGTACAGCAGCAGGCCCTTTCGGTTTTCCTTACCGCTACTACGGTCCTTACGACGGTCAGGGTGACGTCGGTGATCCCACGAGAGTTCTTGAAGGTGCATGGGAACGCACTCTTTCGGTCAGCTACTGCGGCTTCGTCTACGTAAACCAAGCCCGTAAATGGCTTCCCGACGCCGTCGGCGGAATTTGCTGGATGGGTCTGGATCGGCCCTCAGAGACTTGTTTCATCCCATTCTTCGTCGGTATAAGCGATCTTCCTCCTTCCGTGCAAAACTGCAACACCGCCGAGTTTTCGGATCAAAGCGCGTGGTGGGCATTCAACACGGTCTCAAATTGCACTTCGATAAAATACTCTTATATGATAGAAGACATCAAAATACTCAGGGACAGCATTGAAACAGCGGAAATCCAACTGGTATCTTCGATTGATTCACTGATCTTAAAAAACAGTGAATCAGGCGAAATCACGGAAAAAGCCGAAGTTTTTCTGACCGAACAATGTTTCGAAAATACAGAAACAGTCGTAGATAGATGGTGGAAACTGCTGGCGTATATGATAGTTCGCTACGACGACGGATATATAAACACCGAAGGACACATGGCTCAGGAAGTAGGATATCCGCAGTGGTGGTTGGATCAGGCAGGATGGAAAGACGGCCCGACGACTTACGAAAAAAAGTGAAAGGTTAAGATTTATTTTTCTGAATAAATAAAATCAGGGTTTTCCAGAAATTTCCAAAAGATTCCCGTCGGGGTCCTCGAACTTGAAAAGAGCAAAATCGGGCGCGAATTCCTGATATTTTTCGACGATTTTTACTCCTTCTGTTTTTAAAAATTCATGACACTCTCTGACGCTGTCGACCGAGAAGCTCGGAGAAAACTCGGCGTATTCTCTAGACTGTTCTGGCTTCTTTCTTCTTCCGGGTTCAGCGTATATAGTCACTTTCCCAGACTTGAAAAGAACTCCCGGCGGCATCTCCCCCCCGTCCTCGAACCCGAGTATCTCCTTGTAGAACTTTTTGGCTGTTTCGATGTCTGAAACATACAACGTCAAAACGTTCAGATCATTCACTTTCTGCATTAACTGCCTCCCGTTTTTTTGTGTATTTCATACATTATTTTTACGTCTAAAATCAAACAATAGCCATAAATACGAGTAACGCGTGAAGGTAAAAAGATCCGGCCAGAAGTGCAGGTACACAGCACAACAGAATCATAAGAAGGTCAACGATTTTGTTTTCTTTTATCAGCAGAAGATACGAACCGTAATTTCCGAGAAAAAGGCTCACAGACGATGAAAACAGAAGGAGAGAAAGAGAGAGAAAGCGATTCAAGGAATGAGGGACAAATCCCTGATCGGAGTATATCGCCCATGACAAAACGTATATCAAAAACGGCGGGATGATCTGAAATAACAGCGCCGACAATGGAACTAAATAGGTTTTTCTCATTTGATTCTGCCGTCACTCTCAAGGACCGCTTCGGATTGCACCCACGCTTTTTCAGCGTCGAATCTTCCGCCGGTCGCAAACTCAAGCCTTTCGAGAAACGTTTTCATCTTTTCGTTGGACTCACGAACCGCCTCCTTAAGTGTCTGTCCCCTTGCCCATCGCCTGAGAAAGTAAAAATAAAAAACGGGTGATTTGCTCTCTCCAGGGTGACCTATGTATGCCTCCGCTCCAAGATCAAGCCATACAGGAGCCTGGTAAATATCGTTGCAACCTGTGTTGTAGATCATTCTGAGATTTCCTGTCAAATTCGAATCTATGTCCCACATCCAGTAGACGAAATCATTGTCGTGGGCGAGTATAAAAATGTCGACTTCGTGGTATTTTTTCAGACTCTCAACCAGCGCCGACAGAAATTCCTGTTTCTTGTCACCGGGAAAGGACTGCGTCAAATATGTGACCGAACCGTAATACCTTTCCAGGTAGAGAATTGTAAAATTCTCCGTTCCCCATTTCTGGAACGGTGTCACGTCGTCCCGGATTGCCATTGCGGCACGGTGTTCTTTTCCTTCGGGAACTGAAAGTCCAAAAAATACTTTGTCCGTCACAGCGACAACGGACAGATAAGAAATGATTGAAAGAACAACGCAGATAGTTATGGCCAAAGACTTTTTCATCCTATTAAAGCCCGGCTGTTGTTTTGACGCGAGAGATTATTAAAGCGTCATAAATTAAATCACGATTTATGAACAGTTCAACAATCCCCTTTCCTTTAAAAACAAAACAGAAGGTTCAATTTCATTCAAAAGAGTTTCTATTGTCCAAAAAGCTGTCGGTGAATATTTATCCAAAAGTTCCAAAACTTTTTCGACGTCTATTTTTCCTTTCCCGAGTCTCCAGTGATCGTCTAAAACTCCATCGTTGCTGTTCAAGTGAACGTATTTGATCCTTTCTCCCAGCCCTTTTATCCATTCTTCGTGCGATTTAGTGGAGTTCGCGCTGACGTGGCCTATGTCGAGACATGCGGAAAGTATCTCTCTTTTATATATTTCGTTCGTTTTATCTATTAATTCGGCAATGGCGGAAAAATCATCCTCGAAGACATTTTCAAGATGAATCGCCAATCCTTCAGTTTTATCTCCGAGAAAATCTGACCAAAAATCCAGTGAATTCTTAATCCAAATATCCCTGGGATAAGTTTTGGGTATGTATCCTGTGTGCAGGACCATGTGCTGAACTTCAAGGCGGGATGCGATATCGTAGGCTTCCTGAAAACGGCTTCTCGCCGCTTCACGGACTTTTTTATCCCTGCTCGATGGTATCATTTCGCAAAAAGGTCCGTGAAATCCCCTCACAGTTACAGACTTGATTTTTTCAAAAATAACGTCTGCTTCCGAGCTTTTTTCATCTAAGTTCTCAGGCCATGCGTATTCCTGAATTTCGATACCCGTGTCGTATTTTTTAACCAGGGGTAAAACTTCATCGATCTCTCCCCAGTCTGCAATTATAAGTTTCATATAATGTCTTTCACCTTTATCTATTATAATTTCAGATTATTTCTCTCGTTCTGAATCCGGCGCCTCCGGTTTATGTCTGCATTCTCATTCAGTCAATGTTATCTTGATAGAAACGTTTTCATCTCCCGCGGACAATCTGCAAAAATATGCTCCAGGTGCAATTATTCTGTCTTTTAAGTCTGTCTTATTCCATTCTGCTTCGTAACACCCTGAAGTAAAATCACGGTTTAGAAGTACTTTGACAAGTCTTCCCGAGGAGTCATATATCTTCATTGACACCCGGCAATCTCGAGGTATGTCGAAGGAAAACAGAACATTATTAGTAAAAATAAAAGCGGATGCGCTTAGAACGATATCTGAGGGAACCGGTGAAAAGACCGGATTTTCTTCAACAAAAACCACTTCTCCGAATAATGTCATTACCCTCTGCGCTGCTGCTCTTGCTTGCCCTGAGTTCATGAAATACAGAGGAAATCCGAAAATCACCGATTTACCTTGGCCTGCCATCCTTAACACTGCGCAGACTCCTCCTTCAAAGGGACTCATGTTGTTTGATAAATCAATGTTATAAACATTTATTCCTCCGACATAACTATATGACTCGACGTATCTCAGACAATTCCCCCAGGCTTGATAAGGTATTTTTGACTCGTCCACCAGCAAATCAGGAAAGCTGAAATTTCCAACGACACCCTGCAGAGAGTCCTCTGGTCCCGACAGATCGGCTGTGTCCACTCGCATGTAATCGCGGACGATATTGCCCATGGGAATGACGATGGGGTATTCCGTCAAACCGCTAAAGTCTGAGGCGGTCTTCCATCCTATCGCCCAGAGATTTCCGCCTCCTTGAAGATAACGAAATAATTGTTCAGAGGTTTCATCAGCGTAAAACGAATCCAGGTCTTCCGAGTGCCAGACCACCGTTGAATATGGAGCCAGGTCTGCGAACAAAGGACCTTCTCCGATCGCCGAATAGTCGAATTCCGTTATCCTGTATCCCTGAAGAATTCCTCTGTAAAACTCATCGACGGTGCTGTCTGTGGGGAATCCTGATCCGCCGTAATGGGTTTCGTCAACTATCAGTATTCCCTGATCGAGAGTCAGGGGTCTTCCGTAAGCAATAGCACTAAGCGGACCTGCGTTTCCTTGCAGGTCGTATGCTTTGACTGCGTAGTAATACCTATTCTCCCCCTGAAGAAATGAATCCGTGAAACATGTGTCGGTTAGAATTGTTACGTTTATGCTGTCCAAAAGAGTGTCCTGGTTGACGCCTCTGAAAACTCTGTAGCCGGACAAATCAATTTCAAGATTCGGCCGCCATGATATTTGTATACAATCTTTTATTGGAAGAGCCGTTACATTTTGCGGTGCAAGCGGGGTGCTGTTCGAAACGAAATTTATCTCGTCGGCGCAGTAGCTCTCCCTTCCTGTGTTGTCCAGAGCCGTCACAGCGAGAAAGTACTCGATTCCGGGAGAAAGACCTAGTAAAGTGTCTGAAGTTATACCTGCTCCTGTAATTACAAAAGCGTCCTGATAGGATATGCTCGAATCTCCAATGTATATTTTGTAGCCATCCACGTCCATTTCCGGGGATTTGTCCCACTGTACTACTACACTGCTGTCGGATCCGGTCACGAGGACTGCGACATTCTCAACTTTAGCAGGATAGACGCTCAGCACAGCCAGTACCGAGACGCCGCTTTTGATTATCGTCGTATAAAGTGTCGAGTCAAGAGTGGACAAAAGATCCGTAGTGCTGTGATAATTAGGATTGAATTGCGTCTGATTGGCTTCCATCATTCCTATTGATGAGTAACCTCGTGATGCGAACGAAATCCAGTCTGAGCCTCCCATTGGTGGAACTTCGAAATTGATTAGGGAAGGAACATACATTGAAGATACATCCGAATACAAGTTTGACAGCCATTCAGATGTTTTATCCATACTTTGTATATAATTGTCCAGATATTCGTCGTCTCTGAATCCAATCATGTCGTAGTTTAGAACAGCAGCTATATCCGCCGATTCGCTGTAAGCGTTTCCCGCGTAGTGATAGCTCCCAAGACACCCGTCCTCCTCAGCCGCCCACGCTATGAATTTAAGAGTGTAATCGCTGTTTATTCCCGCAAAAATCCTCGCAGCTTCGAGAGCGGCGGCCGTACCTGAGGCGTTGTCGTCCGCACCCGGAGCGAAAGTTGCGGTATTTGATGTCGCATCGAAGTGCCCGCATATTATCATCTGCTTCTCAGGAGCCTGACTCCCGGGAAAAGTTGCCACAACATTCCTCTCAGCTGCTGCTTTCACTTCATAAAAAGAGTCGAATTCAGTTTGATAACCCCATCCTTCGAATCTTTCTTTGAGCCACTGAGAAGCGGCGTATGAACTGTCGGTAAAACTGAATCTGCAGTAAAAATCCTGCAGACGTTGTATGTATGAAGTAATCGAATCGGAATTAACTTCGTCAACCAGCGACTGAACGTACGGTTCCCACTCGATATTGTTCATGTAAACAGTATTTATTAAAAGCCTTTCCCAGAATCTGACAGGTATCTGTTCGCGGTTAAAAAGCCTGTTTGGAATTCTGAGAACCGAGAGATAGTCATCACCCTTTGAAGTGATGTCAGTTATCGCGAGAACACTGTCCGTGTAAACAATCTTCACGCCCGACAGATCCGAAATCCATTGCGGAGACACGAGCGAGTATATTTTATTTGACGGATTCTCATCCACAACAAAATAGACAAAACCCGAAGTTTTTATCTTTTCAACAGTGATCACGTCGGTGATTAAAAAAGCCCTGTCTCCGACGAATTCATTTGCAGTCAACCCAAGTTCAATCCATTTCTGTAGGGTTTTCTGATCGGAAAGTTCTACAGAAATCAAAAAGTCGTCTGAAAAAGCCGTACAAAAAAAACCGAACGTCAAAAATAACACATTCAAAACGATTTTCATGAATTCTCTTTTCACTTATGATTGTATCTCATAAACCATTTTAATTTCATTTTACACCATCTGCAATTCTTTAAGCAAATCCGCAAGGACTCTCAATCTTTCGCTTAAAATTTCGTCGTCTTTGTGCAGGCAGTCGTCGAAGAGTTTTATGTCATCTTCTATTTGCTCGTTTTCAGTGCAGACGGAAAAATTCATCGCACCGCCCTGAAGACCGATTCTGTCCAGGAGAGGATATTTCGGAAAATCCTTTTCATTTTTCATATACCTGTCCCTGAAAAACACTTTCGCTCTGCAGATGAGAATCGCAAGGTCTATCACTCTGTGAAAAGGTAGCTCTTCGGACTGACGCGACCATTTTTTTCCCGTGTGTCTCCAAATTTTTGCCGATATATCGACTTTTCCCCTGTCGTTCCACTGGGCTAAACCCAATGAAAGTCCTTTTGCTTCACTCCTGTATGCAGATCTTCCGTCAATTTTGTCGTAATCCTCTGAAACTATCACCGGTTTGTGCTTTAAATCTGTCGGTATTTTCATTCTATCTCCTCATTATTACTAATTTAGTTATATACTAAATTAGTAAAATATTTTTGTCAATCGAATTAAATAACGCTCCAATCCGGACATTTCAAAATTGACAATATGCAATTACTGATTTTAAATATTCAAAACCTTTCAGAAGGAAAAATGTCTTACAAAAGTTCTGAGACACTTAATTTCACAAACAGAATTAGTCAAATAAATTCCTAATAAATTTTCGGCCCAGAACAGCTAACCGGTTCAAAACCAAGTATGTAACGCCTGGTGCACGGCAATTAAAATGATTTTTACAAGTTTGATGACGGATTCATTGGAAACCTACATCAGAAGAAAACGACGTATTCCAAGACAGGGACAGGGTTACAGGCGAACTAAAATGGACCGGCACCAGGGTCGATCTTGTTTTTGGATCGAATTCCCAGCCTCGCGCCATCTCAGAAGTCTATGCCTGTGAATATTCCCGGGAAAAGTTAGTGCGCGATTTTGTGTCAGCATGGACAATATAATCATTGACGACGAAGACCATATAAAGTATTATATTCAGACCATACTTGTCAAGAGGAGCTTATGAAGATTAAAGAGGACATAAGATCAATATCGTATGTTAAAGCGCATGCCGCCGATATATTAAACCAGGTCAGTAAAACACGCCGCCCTGTTTATGTAACTCAAAATGGTGAAGCCAAAGCCGTTTTGCTGGATTCAGACAGTTTTGAAAACATGAAAAATACTTTAGGCTTATTAAAACTCATTTCACAGGGTGAAAGAGACATTCGTATTGGAAAAATAATAGATCAGGATGAAGTTTTTGCTATGATTGAGAATAAATTTAAGAATAGTCAATAGTAATATATATGCCAAAATCAGTTTATTCTGTTTATTGGTCAGAAATTGCATATAAAGATTTGGACGGTATTATTGATTACATTTCCAATGATAGTATTGATATTGCAATAAAGATTTTACATCGAATAAAAGAAAAAGCCGAAAGTTTAAAAAATTTCCCCGAACGCGGACGAGTTGTCCCGGAATTAAAATTTCATCATATAGAAAATTATCGTGAAATTATTGTTTCTCCATGGAGAATTATTTACAGAATAGAAAATGACAGCGTTTATATTATTGCTGTTTTTGACGGCAGAAGAAATTTTGAAGACATTTTGATGGAAAGATTATTATTATTTAAACCTTAATCCGATACGCTGGACATGAATTTGTTCTTTGTTTGACAGACATTGCTCTGAGTTTTACAATAATAAAAACCTTTTCTGAAGGGAAAATGTCTATGTCTGTCTTTGCGACATACAATTTCGCAGAAGAAATTAATTATGGAAATATTCAAAAAATAACCAGTATAAAAAAACAAAGAATATTATATTCGTATTTCGAAAAAAATATCACTGTCCTGAATACTATCTCTTCCGGTTATAGGTATGATTTCGAGAAATACCAAACAAATTATTGCTTTGATTTGTAAGTTCGAAAGAAAACAGGCTTATGATAATTGATAAAAGTTTGAATCATTACGGGAAGATATATCATCTCTTTATTGATCCTTTATTAAATGAAGCGAGATCCAACATTGTTGGTTTAATACCTG
Proteins encoded in this window:
- a CDS encoding VOC family protein — protein: MQKVNDLNVLTLYVSDIETAKKFYKEILGFEDGGEMPPGVLFKSGKVTIYAEPGRRKKPEQSREYAEFSPSFSVDSVRECHEFLKTEGVKIVEKYQEFAPDFALFKFEDPDGNLLEISGKP
- a CDS encoding type II toxin-antitoxin system Phd/YefM family antitoxin — encoded protein: MKIKEDIRSISYVKAHAADILNQVSKTRRPVYVTQNGEAKAVLLDSDSFENMKNTLGLLKLISQGERDIRIGKIIDQDEVFAMIENKFKNSQ
- a CDS encoding M20/M25/M40 family metallo-hydrolase; protein product: MKIVLNVLFLTFGFFCTAFSDDFLISVELSDQKTLQKWIELGLTANEFVGDRAFLITDVITVEKIKTSGFVYFVVDENPSNKIYSLVSPQWISDLSGVKIVYTDSVLAITDITSKGDDYLSVLRIPNRLFNREQIPVRFWERLLINTVYMNNIEWEPYVQSLVDEVNSDSITSYIQRLQDFYCRFSFTDSSYAASQWLKERFEGWGYQTEFDSFYEVKAAAERNVVATFPGSQAPEKQMIICGHFDATSNTATFAPGADDNASGTAAALEAARIFAGINSDYTLKFIAWAAEEDGCLGSYHYAGNAYSESADIAAVLNYDMIGFRDDEYLDNYIQSMDKTSEWLSNLYSDVSSMYVPSLINFEVPPMGGSDWISFASRGYSSIGMMEANQTQFNPNYHSTTDLLSTLDSTLYTTIIKSGVSVLAVLSVYPAKVENVAVLVTGSDSSVVVQWDKSPEMDVDGYKIYIGDSSISYQDAFVITGAGITSDTLLGLSPGIEYFLAVTALDNTGRESYCADEINFVSNSTPLAPQNVTALPIKDCIQISWRPNLEIDLSGYRVFRGVNQDTLLDSINVTILTDTCFTDSFLQGENRYYYAVKAYDLQGNAGPLSAIAYGRPLTLDQGILIVDETHYGGSGFPTDSTVDEFYRGILQGYRITEFDYSAIGEGPLFADLAPYSTVVWHSEDLDSFYADETSEQLFRYLQGGGNLWAIGWKTASDFSGLTEYPIVIPMGNIVRDYMRVDTADLSGPEDSLQGVVGNFSFPDLLVDESKIPYQAWGNCLRYVESYSYVGGINVYNIDLSNNMSPFEGGVCAVLRMAGQGKSVIFGFPLYFMNSGQARAAAQRVMTLFGEVVFVEENPVFSPVPSDIVLSASAFIFTNNVLFSFDIPRDCRVSMKIYDSSGRLVKVLLNRDFTSGCYEAEWNKTDLKDRIIAPGAYFCRLSAGDENVSIKITLTE
- a CDS encoding type II toxin-antitoxin system RelE/ParE family toxin; this encodes MPKSVYSVYWSEIAYKDLDGIIDYISNDSIDIAIKILHRIKEKAESLKNFPERGRVVPELKFHHIENYREIIVSPWRIIYRIENDSVYIIAVFDGRRNFEDILMERLLLFKP
- a CDS encoding C69 family dipeptidase, coding for MKMLFSGFLSVLILLYAQSLFSCTTILVTSGASNDGSVLVTHSDDNELCDERIIYVPAMDHPQGSWRMIYPTAVALGEIPEYNCFLEPRLVCSERGPGYDTPEYPVTIPLDSIPEAGHTYAYFDGSYGIINEHQLMIGECTNGAKIQLNCERGKRIFYSSELSRIALERCRTAREAVELIGYMIEKYGYYGTGETLLLGDPNEGWVMEMCCGTPDSSGGLWVARRVPDGELFVAANEFRIRDIVPGDPDILYCENLFETAQDMGWWKPESGTLDWLKTVSLGEYNHPYYSLRRVWRVQSLAAPELNLSPWVEDGCTRYYPFSLKPDHPLSLLEVMNLHRDCYEGTEFDMTKGTAAGPFGFPYRYYGPYDGQGDVGDPTRVLEGAWERTLSVSYCGFVYVNQARKWLPDAVGGICWMGLDRPSETCFIPFFVGISDLPPSVQNCNTAEFSDQSAWWAFNTVSNCTSIKYSYMIEDIKILRDSIETAEIQLVSSIDSLILKNSESGEITEKAEVFLTEQCFENTETVVDRWWKLLAYMIVRYDDGYINTEGHMAQEVGYPQWWLDQAGWKDGPTTYEKK
- a CDS encoding sugar phosphate isomerase/epimerase, translating into MKLIIADWGEIDEVLPLVKKYDTGIEIQEYAWPENLDEKSSEADVIFEKIKSVTVRGFHGPFCEMIPSSRDKKVREAARSRFQEAYDIASRLEVQHMVLHTGYIPKTYPRDIWIKNSLDFWSDFLGDKTEGLAIHLENVFEDDFSAIAELIDKTNEIYKREILSACLDIGHVSANSTKSHEEWIKGLGERIKYVHLNSNDGVLDDHWRLGKGKIDVEKVLELLDKYSPTAFWTIETLLNEIEPSVLFLKERGLLNCS